Proteins co-encoded in one Hymenobacter swuensis DY53 genomic window:
- a CDS encoding Ig-like domain-containing protein, which translates to MTQPNRSGARLLSLSAAVFSLLNLLPSSTQAQGQFPTNITYAAPITITQGGTYTGNFRSTDSNTPCIRIQTTQPVTITGCTLVGAGDLIDAKNGGSTLVITNNKGYGTQQSVDNRRHGRFLEVNSGRSVRVENNYFEHTSGIAAYQWGGDGSASQTLTVRFNQAKNIDGRYRNGGGQYVQFCGLNQVRNVGNMEIAWNQVVNEPNNSLVEDNINFYNSGGVQQSPARVHDNYVQGAYPYPANGNTFTGTGMTTDGDGSSPTTTAAFIEAYNNQFISTCNAAMNIAAGHDIYFHDNRMVTSALMPNGTPLNATYAATAIFNAYQQPGNVFYNNRTVNNTIGFVKNGYNVPFANRHDLSSGACATCTGTNHLPNPITLQTEQNELTLWQQKLQQNGITLGSGGTNSGGTTTPAPAPTPTPAPTPAPAPVDPANAVFVRAINVNGAAATIDGKSWEAGSSAAGVQINGTTFANQGVTLSPATDAARATMIRSSAYSTALSANVSVSNGTYLVYAYVWEDNNATTYSLALEGQTVQSNYNSGAAGTWRRLGPFTANVTDGTISLTTSGGDANLSGIEIWRAGTAAPQNQAPTVSLAAASSSVTVNSALALTATAADADGSVAKVEFFNGTTKLGEDTSAPYQLSWTPTTAGTVSLTAKATDNAGATTTSAAVGVTVNTAATATFYRAINLNGSATTLDGNAWQGSNAANYTTNGTTFANQGVTLNPATTTARAQMIRSSVYSRNLTFTMTSVPNGSYDVYAYIWEDNAAQTVSIRINGQAALTNYNTGGAGSWKKIGPYAVTVTNGTIQLVGSGGDLNLSGVEVWSKGSTAFQPLNPFQPAPATMAAVLSPTWGDASAAAVVRPDLVATLVPVSRQRVAPRLS; encoded by the coding sequence ATGACTCAACCCAACCGCTCTGGTGCTCGCCTCCTGTCGTTATCGGCGGCAGTATTTTCCCTTCTGAATCTGCTGCCCTCTTCAACGCAGGCACAAGGTCAGTTTCCTACCAACATCACATACGCGGCTCCCATCACCATCACCCAAGGAGGAACGTACACGGGCAACTTTCGCAGTACTGACTCGAACACGCCCTGTATCCGCATTCAGACTACCCAGCCCGTTACCATTACTGGCTGCACCCTGGTTGGTGCCGGCGACCTGATTGACGCCAAAAACGGCGGCTCGACGCTGGTGATTACTAACAATAAAGGCTACGGCACGCAGCAGAGCGTGGATAACCGCCGCCACGGCCGCTTTCTGGAGGTCAACTCCGGCCGCTCGGTCCGGGTGGAAAACAACTACTTCGAGCATACTTCCGGTATTGCGGCTTACCAGTGGGGCGGCGACGGTTCGGCCTCGCAAACCCTGACGGTACGCTTCAACCAGGCCAAAAATATTGACGGCCGCTACCGCAACGGCGGGGGCCAGTACGTGCAGTTCTGCGGCCTGAATCAGGTGCGCAACGTGGGTAACATGGAAATTGCCTGGAACCAGGTGGTGAACGAGCCCAACAATAGCCTGGTGGAAGACAACATTAACTTCTACAACTCCGGCGGCGTGCAGCAGAGCCCGGCCCGGGTGCACGATAACTACGTGCAAGGTGCCTACCCCTACCCCGCCAACGGCAACACCTTTACGGGAACGGGCATGACTACCGACGGTGACGGCTCCTCGCCGACGACCACGGCCGCCTTCATCGAGGCGTATAACAACCAGTTCATTTCGACCTGCAACGCGGCCATGAACATTGCCGCTGGCCACGATATTTATTTCCATGATAACCGCATGGTAACCAGCGCGCTGATGCCCAATGGCACACCGCTGAATGCCACGTACGCGGCCACGGCTATCTTCAATGCCTACCAGCAGCCCGGCAACGTTTTCTATAACAACCGCACGGTAAACAATACCATCGGGTTTGTAAAGAACGGGTACAATGTGCCCTTCGCTAACCGCCACGACCTAAGCTCGGGGGCCTGCGCTACCTGCACCGGCACCAACCACCTGCCCAACCCCATTACCTTGCAGACGGAGCAGAACGAGCTGACACTGTGGCAGCAAAAGCTGCAGCAGAACGGCATTACGCTGGGCTCGGGTGGTACCAACTCGGGTGGCACTACTACGCCCGCCCCGGCCCCGACGCCTACCCCCGCTCCGACCCCGGCACCAGCTCCCGTTGACCCCGCTAACGCCGTCTTCGTACGAGCCATTAACGTGAACGGCGCCGCTGCTACCATTGATGGTAAGAGTTGGGAAGCTGGCAGCAGTGCTGCGGGCGTCCAGATCAACGGTACTACCTTCGCCAACCAGGGTGTAACCCTGAGCCCCGCCACCGATGCGGCCCGCGCTACCATGATTCGCTCCTCGGCGTACAGCACTGCGCTGTCGGCCAACGTGAGCGTGAGCAACGGCACCTACCTGGTGTATGCCTACGTATGGGAAGACAACAATGCCACTACTTACAGCTTGGCCCTCGAAGGCCAGACGGTGCAGAGCAACTATAATAGCGGCGCGGCCGGCACCTGGCGTCGTCTGGGTCCGTTCACGGCCAACGTAACCGATGGCACTATCAGCCTGACCACTTCGGGCGGTGATGCGAACCTGTCGGGCATTGAAATCTGGCGGGCTGGCACTGCGGCCCCTCAGAACCAGGCTCCCACGGTAAGCCTAGCTGCTGCCAGCTCCTCGGTAACGGTGAACTCGGCCCTGGCCCTGACGGCCACCGCCGCCGACGCCGATGGCTCGGTAGCCAAGGTGGAGTTCTTCAACGGCACCACCAAGCTGGGTGAAGATACCTCGGCCCCCTACCAGCTAAGCTGGACGCCTACCACCGCCGGCACCGTTTCGCTCACGGCCAAAGCCACTGATAATGCCGGAGCTACTACTACCTCTGCCGCCGTTGGTGTAACCGTAAACACGGCCGCAACAGCCACGTTCTACCGCGCCATCAACCTCAATGGCTCAGCCACCACACTGGATGGTAACGCCTGGCAGGGTAGCAATGCAGCAAACTACACCACCAATGGCACCACCTTCGCTAACCAGGGTGTAACGCTGAACCCGGCTACCACTACGGCCCGGGCCCAGATGATCCGCTCGTCGGTGTACAGCCGCAACCTAACCTTCACAATGACCAGCGTCCCGAATGGCTCGTACGACGTGTATGCCTACATCTGGGAAGACAACGCAGCCCAGACGGTGAGCATCCGGATAAACGGCCAGGCAGCCCTGACCAACTACAATACCGGCGGTGCCGGCTCCTGGAAGAAGATTGGCCCGTACGCGGTAACCGTTACCAACGGCACCATTCAGCTGGTAGGCAGCGGCGGCGACCTGAACCTCTCGGGGGTGGAAGTATGGAGCAAAGGCAGCACCGCCTTCCAGCCACTGAACCCCTTCCAACCGGCTCCTGCCACTATGGCTGCCGTACTGAGCCCAACCTGGGGTGATGCTTCGGCGGCAGCAGTGGTGCGGCCGGACCTGGTTGCCACGCTGGTACCGGTTTCGCGCCAGCGCGTGGCCCCTCGCCTGAGCTAA
- the gmd gene encoding GDP-mannose 4,6-dehydratase, translating to MKRALITGITGQDGSYLAELLLSKGYEVHGIKRRSSMFNTERIDHLYQDPHERNVRFKLHYGDLTDSTNLIRIVQEVQPDEIYNLGAMSHVKVSFDTPEYTADVDGVGTLRLLEAVRILGLTHKTRIYQASTSELYGLVQEVPQRETTPFYPRSPYAVAKLYGFWITVNYREAYGMYACNGILFNHESPQRGETFVTRKITRAATRIALGLQDKLYLGNLDAKRDWGHAKDYVEAMWRMLQQEQPRDYVVATGVTTTVREFVRLAFAELGIEVGFNGNGVQETGFVVACHHPDFQLAVGQEVVAVDKAYFRPTEVELLIGDPTRAKTELGWEPQYDLPALVQDMVQADLRLFRRDAVLLEAGHQIMYHDE from the coding sequence ATGAAGCGCGCACTCATTACGGGCATCACGGGCCAGGATGGCTCTTACCTCGCCGAACTACTTCTGAGCAAGGGCTACGAAGTCCACGGCATCAAGCGCCGCTCGTCCATGTTCAACACCGAGCGGATTGACCACCTGTACCAGGACCCCCACGAGCGAAACGTGCGCTTCAAGCTGCACTACGGCGACCTGACGGACTCCACCAACCTGATCCGGATTGTGCAGGAAGTACAGCCCGATGAGATTTACAACCTCGGGGCCATGTCGCACGTGAAGGTGAGCTTCGACACGCCCGAGTACACGGCCGACGTGGATGGTGTGGGCACCTTGCGCCTACTGGAGGCGGTGCGCATTCTGGGCCTCACCCACAAAACGCGCATCTACCAGGCCAGCACCTCCGAGCTATACGGACTGGTGCAGGAAGTGCCCCAGCGCGAAACCACACCCTTCTACCCCCGCTCGCCGTACGCCGTGGCCAAGCTGTACGGCTTCTGGATTACGGTTAACTACCGCGAGGCCTACGGCATGTATGCCTGCAACGGCATCCTGTTCAACCACGAAAGCCCCCAGCGCGGCGAAACCTTCGTCACGCGCAAAATCACCCGGGCCGCCACCCGCATTGCCCTGGGCCTGCAGGATAAGCTGTATCTGGGCAACTTGGATGCCAAGCGCGACTGGGGCCACGCCAAAGACTACGTGGAAGCCATGTGGCGCATGCTCCAGCAGGAGCAGCCCCGCGACTACGTGGTGGCCACCGGCGTAACAACCACCGTACGCGAGTTTGTGCGCCTAGCATTTGCTGAGCTGGGCATTGAGGTAGGCTTCAACGGCAATGGGGTGCAGGAAACCGGCTTCGTGGTGGCCTGCCATCACCCCGATTTTCAGCTGGCCGTGGGCCAAGAAGTGGTGGCGGTGGATAAGGCGTATTTCCGCCCTACGGAGGTGGAACTGCTCATCGGCGACCCCACGCGGGCCAAAACCGAGCTGGGCTGGGAGCCCCAATACGACCTGCCGGCCCTGGTGCAGGACATGGTGCAGGCCGACCTGCGCCTATTCCGCCGCGACGCCGTGCTGCTGGAAGCCGGCCACCAGATCATGTACCACGACGAGTAA
- a CDS encoding GDP-L-fucose synthase family protein — MEHNAKLYVAGHRGMVGAALVRRLKAAGYHNLVTRTSQELDLRDQAAVEDFFALENPDYVLLAAAKVGGIQANNVYRADFLYDNLMIQSNVLRESQRHGVRKLLFLGSSCIYPKLAPQPIKEEYLLTGLLEPTNEPYAIAKIAGLKLCEAYRSQYGCNFISAMPTNLYGPGDNYDLQNSHVLPALLRKFSEAVTLGLPRVPVWGTGTPRREFLHVDDLADACLHLLLHYNGAEPVNIGTGRDISIQELADLVAELTGYAGEILFDFSKPDGTPRKLLDVSKLHKLGWQHSIGLREGITAVLQSADWQRATQLPEPQFA, encoded by the coding sequence ATGGAACACAACGCCAAACTATACGTGGCCGGCCACCGGGGCATGGTGGGCGCGGCCCTGGTGCGCCGCCTCAAGGCGGCGGGCTACCACAACCTCGTCACGCGCACGTCCCAGGAGTTGGACCTGCGTGACCAAGCCGCCGTGGAGGATTTCTTCGCGCTGGAAAACCCTGATTACGTATTGCTGGCCGCCGCCAAGGTAGGTGGTATTCAGGCCAACAACGTGTACCGGGCTGATTTTTTGTACGACAACCTCATGATTCAGAGCAACGTGCTGCGCGAAAGCCAACGGCACGGCGTGCGCAAGCTGCTGTTTCTGGGCTCCTCCTGCATTTACCCCAAACTGGCCCCGCAGCCCATCAAGGAAGAATACCTGCTGACCGGCCTACTGGAACCCACCAACGAGCCTTACGCCATTGCCAAAATTGCCGGTCTCAAACTCTGCGAAGCCTACCGCAGTCAGTACGGCTGCAACTTCATCTCGGCCATGCCCACCAACCTCTACGGCCCCGGCGACAACTACGACCTGCAGAACTCCCATGTGTTGCCGGCCCTGTTGCGCAAGTTTTCGGAGGCTGTTACGCTGGGACTGCCCCGGGTGCCGGTGTGGGGCACGGGCACGCCGCGCCGCGAGTTTCTGCACGTAGATGACCTGGCCGATGCCTGCCTGCACCTGCTGCTGCACTACAACGGAGCCGAACCTGTCAACATCGGCACCGGCCGCGACATCAGCATTCAGGAGTTGGCCGACTTGGTGGCCGAACTGACGGGCTACGCGGGCGAAATCCTGTTCGACTTCTCCAAGCCCGACGGCACGCCCCGTAAGCTCTTGGATGTAAGCAAACTGCACAAGCTGGGCTGGCAGCACTCCATTGGGCTGCGCGAGGGCATCACGGCCGTGCTGCAGTCGGCCGACTGGCAGCGGGCTACCCAGCTTCCCGAACCCCAATTCGCTTGA